A region of Halosolutus amylolyticus DNA encodes the following proteins:
- a CDS encoding mRNA cleavage and polyadenylation specificity factor-like protein has protein sequence MTVRHRDGIHFEFAGGGEASVVADARSAVGEINVVSHAHADHTFRSTPDTVVCSAETAAIATARTGTEFDFVEDAPGIDLVPAGHVVGSRAALLSDADGRRYCYTGDVSTRDRCYLEGFDPAAVDADVLVIETTYGSPAYRFPAQSELEGAIADWLQDTDGRPLFLFGYSLGRAQKLQWIAGNATDREILVSDAIHDVTRAIESATDLAFAGRPYDSLRGLADEIVILPSNQARSEWVERAVDRENGLKAGFSGWAVDDSFLYRGNYDVTFPLTDHCDFDELVATVREIDPEVVYTHHGFDEAFADHLATEYGYRARPLKRDQRTLEEFS, from the coding sequence GTGACCGTACGCCACCGGGACGGCATCCACTTCGAGTTCGCGGGCGGCGGCGAGGCGAGCGTCGTCGCGGATGCGCGAAGCGCCGTCGGCGAGATCAACGTCGTCAGCCACGCCCACGCCGATCACACGTTCCGATCGACACCAGACACCGTCGTCTGTTCGGCCGAGACGGCGGCGATCGCGACGGCCCGGACCGGCACCGAGTTCGACTTCGTCGAGGACGCGCCGGGGATCGATCTCGTCCCAGCGGGCCACGTCGTCGGCTCCCGTGCGGCCCTGCTTTCGGACGCGGACGGCCGTCGCTACTGCTACACCGGCGACGTCTCGACGCGGGATCGGTGCTACCTCGAGGGGTTCGATCCCGCGGCCGTCGACGCCGACGTGCTCGTGATCGAGACCACCTACGGCAGCCCCGCGTACCGGTTTCCCGCCCAGTCGGAACTCGAGGGGGCGATCGCGGACTGGCTCCAGGACACCGACGGTCGGCCGCTGTTCCTCTTCGGGTACTCGCTGGGACGCGCCCAGAAACTCCAGTGGATCGCGGGGAACGCGACCGACCGCGAGATCCTCGTCTCGGACGCGATCCACGACGTCACGCGCGCGATCGAGTCGGCGACCGACCTCGCGTTCGCCGGCCGACCGTACGACTCCCTGCGGGGACTCGCCGACGAGATCGTGATCCTGCCGTCGAACCAGGCCCGATCGGAGTGGGTCGAGCGGGCGGTCGATCGCGAGAACGGGCTGAAGGCCGGCTTTTCGGGCTGGGCGGTCGACGACTCCTTCCTGTATCGCGGCAACTACGACGTCACCTTCCCGCTGACCGACCACTGCGACTTCGACGAACTCGTCGCGACGGTTCGCGAGATCGACCCCGAGGTCGTCTACACGCACCACGGCTTCGACGAGGCGTTCGCGGACCACCTGGCGACGGAGTACGGCTATCGCGCACGACCGCTGAAACGCGATCAGCGAACGCTGGAGGAGTTTTCCTGA